TGCCAACGCTTTACCTAAGGAAAGTGTAAAAATATTTGAATTAGGCAGACAAGGAAAAACAGAAGAAGCACTCCCTTTATACCGTAAGTTATTGCCTTTATTCCACTATGATGCAAGACCTGAATTAGTGCAAGCAATCAAGTATACATTAGAATTAGCAGGAAGACCTGGTGGACCAACTCGTCCTCCACGATTACCATTAAGTTCATCAGATTTGAAACTAATTAAGGAAGCATATGAACTAGCAATAAGCAAAGATGAAGTTAAAATTTAATAGAAAGGAATGTAACTTTATGAACAGTAAAAATTGGATAGGAGGAGAATGGATTACTCCTAACAATGGTATTGCAGTTGTGAAAAATCCTTCAAATCTCCAAAAAGAAGTAGGCGTGATTCACTTATCCGATGAATCACAAGTATTGCAGGCAGAGCAGTCATCTAAACAAGCCTTTAAACAATGGTCTAAACTTACAGGAGCTGTTCGTGGTGAACATTTGTATAAAATGGCTGCATCTCTTGAAAAGCATAGTGAAGAGTTAGCTACTCTAGCAAGTTCTGAAATGGGTAAACCCATCACTGAAATGAAAGGTGAAGTAACCAGAGGAATTCACTTATTGCGTTATTACGCCGGTGAAGGTGTTCGCTCAGATGGATCAATCATTCCTTCCAGTGATATCAACGTACTACAATATTCACGTCGTGTACCATTAGGTGTTGTTGGTGTCATTACTCCCTGGAATTTTCCTGTGGCGATTCCAATTTGGAAATTTGCACCAGCATTGATATGTGGTAATACTGTCATTTGGAAACCTGCTGAAATTACATCATTAACTGCAACTAAGATGGCAGAAATATTTGAAGAAGCAGGATTGCCGGCGGGTGTATTAAATCTAGTAATTGGAAAAGGAAGAGTTATAGGAGAAACTTTACTAGAGAAAACTGATATAAATGGACTTAGTTTTACTGGATCAACTGAAACAGGGAGAAGAATTGCAGCTACATGCGCAAGTAGAAATATT
The window above is part of the Chengkuizengella sp. SCS-71B genome. Proteins encoded here:
- a CDS encoding aldehyde dehydrogenase family protein, translated to MNSKNWIGGEWITPNNGIAVVKNPSNLQKEVGVIHLSDESQVLQAEQSSKQAFKQWSKLTGAVRGEHLYKMAASLEKHSEELATLASSEMGKPITEMKGEVTRGIHLLRYYAGEGVRSDGSIIPSSDINVLQYSRRVPLGVVGVITPWNFPVAIPIWKFAPALICGNTVIWKPAEITSLTATKMAEIFEEAGLPAGVLNLVIGKGRVIGETLLEKTDINGLSFTGSTETGRRIAATCASRNIKYQTEMGGKNAAIILNDADLAKTIPMVISGAFRSSGQKCTATSRIIVQKEIYPAFIEQLEKAVSDINISNALDPAAYLGPVASKSQYDIVNSYTEMARSQAEVIAECQTSISEEGYYIKPLIASGVQANHSLVQEEIFGPVAVTLQAKSFEEAIELCNQTIFGLSASLFTTDLSKAHRFLDEANAGMVRVNQETAGVEYQAPFGGMKLSSSHTREQGQAALSFYSEIKTCAIKHTF